GCTGTTACGCCGAATCATCTTCATGGTTATTATCAGGGCTTTAACATACCCTTTTTGATTTCAGTATCCACGTAGTAAACGTACTTGTTAACGTCAATGTGCTTTAAAAatactttcctgcagtcaaatgacctagtggcatcatgggtggaatgttattaatatttttcataattgataaacatgtatttattttacgccaaaaatctggtgtttctatgtcaaacagttttgttatatttcagtcttctgtgatgtacatAAAGTGTAATTTTGGGATGCAGACTCAAAATGTGActctcggggattcgatcttcaaccttttggttactagtccaacgctctaaccactaagctacctgccaacCCAAATATATCTGACATGATACagatgtcttcttttttttaacaaTGTGTGTGAGgtgcagtagcggtgcgtgggtaaaatcactgaggaagccATGCCAAgtcaggttgtaatatggcttttttttactatgttgtgataattgcgttgttcgCTCTATAAGCCATTTGTTCATACGCCACCTGATATACAATAAGGCCGTGACAACACaaagacaacagtcacagagTGGCGGAATAAATTAAACTACACATACGTTTCTTTCATCACAAAACGGGAGAGCAGCATCTGTCCGGagaagtccacaaagcaaatattgcatACAACAGTTATATCAcctgcagcatggtcaagcacATTCGTGTTTTTGACAGTTTAAtaaacaactactgatttagaacTGGAGAATAAGCGGAAATGTTTTCGTTTTTGaatacttttagtttttgttgtcataggctacctagctaaaattCGTGTTAGCCTGACTTCTTTGCATGGGaaacaatgaaccagctaagttagctagctagttaatgtgAGCCAACTAGGCTACATCTAGGCTAACTTCAATTGTCtcaggccagtgacacaacatatTCATTTATGTAATTGCCATCgtaatcattggcctgtacagagaattaagtcaaaaccacacgtccaaatccccatctccatGCATGGCTTCGGAAAGTGCTGATTTAGCCctacaggacatcaacacaagcagaccagaaacTGACACATTTTTTCTGAAAATTAAGTGATTTTggttggtctgaagccaaatccaaactggcctcccttGAGGGGTGTTTGCtgcaccaggacaacccacagttgagcatagctcaacgctgattggctacttattttataattgttttaacaagggaggccaaatgcttgctgacctcaatcaatcaaatgctacaGCGGCACCATGTTATACccttttggtccagacagcatcagattcatgggctacacatactgagacagaggggagctgtttccctcGCTCAGATGATTTCTCCGGTGAGATTCAGCCGCTTGTGAAGGAAAAtaatgaaaacacagagagattAAATATTTGGTGAAGCCTGGCTTCCACAGGcgtccatgaatacacgccactggtgaggtgtatactttttgTTTCAAAGTCGATTTGTTTAAGACAACCAATGAAAACCTCGGTGTGACACTGattcagcccactgcagtaaaaggttaaagcAGGCCTATAATTCCTCACCCTCATTTACATACTGTAACGAAATATTATTGTGTTAAAACTGCTAGTGAAAAAAATGAATGGTGGTATCTTTCATCCTTGGTTAGGAGGTTTTTCTGTGCACAATGTGATCTCGGGACCAGGTCCCTCAAACCCCTACACTCAGCTTGATGCCCTTATCCACCAACACAAGGAACCCCTGAATTACAGGGGAAAAAGGGAGGTATTCATTTAGGAGAACAAGCACATACTCCTTCTCAGCTGGGAGCAACAATGGAGGAACAATGTACTCATGTTCTCCATAGGAAGACAATGGCATTATAGGGGTAGTGTGACACTACTGTAGGTTCAGCTTGGAGGTTCCTGTTCACGTCCTAGCCTTCTCTCTTTGACCTCCTTCCCCTTTGTCGAAACTGTGCAGCCCTGCCTGTTTATCTCTTTCAACCACATTGCATTTTCTATGTTGTGCCATAAAGTAAATCTCAAAGACCTAATTTTCTGCATGTCAACACATTGCGAGGGAATGTGTGTCTTTGTTCTGCGCCACAAACAGCATGTGTACTCTGTACACCAAAGACGCAATAAGGCTCTGCACTCCAAAACAGCTTTAGTGCCCTCCGAGACATAGCAAATGGGATGTGAGAGAGGGAAAATAaacatttcagttcatgaaaGATTGGAATCCTCTCTTTGACCCAGAATTCTTATCCAATAAGACATGCTGTATACATATTTGTGTCCATGGGCTGCAGAACAACCATGATAACTAAAGTATTTAAGAAAGCGAGACGGGACAAATACTAACTTTCAATCCCCCAAAAATTATTTTTTGCTTGAGTTATAAAGGCGTAATAGACTGATACAGCAGTCCTGAATCCAATTTCCTGAATCCAATTTGAAATCTTAAATTCCACTTAAGACTTCAACATAGAACTTTCAGATGACCAACCAGGTTTCACCCAACTTATAAAAGAAGATGGGTAAGACTTTGAAACTACTCAAATATATCAAAATATACATGTTCAATGCTAATAACATTCTATGAGTGAAATTCTCATGGTCGATGGTAATATTTTTTATATGTTTCCTTAGTTTGGCGTGTCTATTTATAAAATGTAGGATTTATTTTAAATTCTGATTAATACAGTCTGTGCTTTTTTTTGCCTGCCATACTAGCTCTAGGTCAAGAAGACACACTCTTAATTTCAGTAGCTAATTTGCATGAAACGGATGATTCACCCATGGCATTGCTTTCAACAAAGTTCCAGCAGGTAGTGAATTAACACTATAGCCATATTATGAAACTTCCTGCCTGATCATTTGGATAAATCCACTGTACGATTTATATTAATCCCCTGGCTAAACAACTTAATTTCATCCAATACACTTTCACCAGCATCGCAAATTGACTTGCATAAAATTGTCTCTAATTTAGATATTAAAAGTCTAATGCAGCAATTTTTTTCTCAATAACAAATCATTGCTTTGTAACAATTAAATACCTTActgtgtgtcacgacttccgccgaagtcggtccctctccttgtttgggcggcgttcggcaGGCGACGTCAcgggccttctagccatcgccgatccacttttcattttccatttgttttgtgtttttttacacacctggtttcacttCCCCAGttacttgtttattatttaaccctctgttcccccatggtgttttgtgggtgattgtttgtATGTTATACGGTCCGTTATGTGGGCTTGctttattgtattgtatttgcctattttgagtaaattacgtttatttactcatatctgctgtcctgtcacgttcctgacctgttttcccttgttttgtatttatttagtatggtcagggcgtgagttgggtgggttgtctatgtgttgttttctatgttggggttttgtgtgttcggcctggtatgattctcaatcagaggcagctgtcaatcgttgtccctgattgagaatcatacttaggcagccggggtttcacgtgtgttttgtgggtgtttgttcctgtgtcagtgtttttgccacacgggactgtcacggtagttattttgttattttgtatcgcatattgttttgttgtatattaaatcactatggaaactaaccactctgcgtattggtccgatccttctcgcctctcctcgtccgatgaggaggacgatatagactatcgttacagaaacacccaccaccaaaggaccaagcagagtggaaaagggcagcgacagcagcagcagaaacagacacaggactcctggacttgggaggagatcctgaacggcaagggaccctgggttcagccaggggaatatcgccgtcccaaggcggagttggaggcagtgaaggcagagaggcgctggtatgaggaggcagcgcggcgacgcagttgggagcccgagagtcagacccaaacatttcttggggggggcacacgcggagtgtggcaaagccgggtaggagacctgagccaactccccgtgcttaccgtggagtgagagggcgtcgtactggtcagacaccgtgttatgcggtggagcgcaaggtgtccccagtacgcatgcttagcccagtgcgggctattccacctcgccgcactggtagggctaggttgggcatcgagccgggtgtcatgaagccggcccaacgcatctggtctccagtgcgtctcctcgggccggcgtacatggcaccagccttacaaatggtgtccccggttcgccagcatagcccagtgcgggctattccacctcgccgcactggcagggctacggggaccattcaaccaggtaaggttgggcaggctcggtgctcaagagctcgtgtactccttcacggtccggtatatccggtgccacctccacgtaccagtcctccggtggcagccccccgcaccaggctgtctctccgtctccgatccttctcgcctctcctcgtccgatgaggataAGGCTGTCTGGGAGTGGCTAAGGCTGAGGCTGTCTGAGAGTggtctgagtggtctgagtggggaaggGGAAAGTGAAAATTAACCGTTTTtaacagagaggtttggaactctctttcttattggtctaattTACTGCATGgggatgtcaccatggaaggccaaaactccatcccaccaaaacaggctgaaattacaGGCggtattttcaaacagctcttacactaaacgGGCATTTTCATccttttcacagtattattccaacctcatagtgtggaaatatatacaaaTGCAGGAAAATCtagtgtgtgtgcccgtgtgtgatATGAACAATATCAATATTTTTTTAGAGTCCCCAAAAAAAGAGTTCAAAAGGCCCCACTACAGACAAACAGGCTATTGGAAGTGTATGTAGCTTGTTTTCCATACATTATGTGTTTATCTACATTTCAGGGATGAACCAGTTAGTAGGCAATGACAGAGCTCTAACTGAGaaaccacatgaatttcacatgtgaagttaatgtgataacatgtgaaAACATGTAAAAGCAACATGTgttagaggatgcctggttgcgctttaaaagtgctttcctcacgatcttaaataagcatgccccattcaaaaaatgtagaactaagaacagatatagcccttggttcaccccagacttgactgcccttgaccagcacacaaacatcctgtggcgttctgcattagcatcgaatagcccccgcgatatgcaacttttcagggaagtcaggaaccaatatactccgtcagttaggaaagctaaggttaGCTTTtccaaacagaaatttgcatcctgtagcactaatagcaaaaagttctgggacactgtaaagtccatggagaataggagcacctcctcccagctgcccactgcactgaggctaggtaacactgtcaacaccgataaatctacgatattCCATCCTTTCAATAAGCATtattctacggctggccatgctttccacctgactacccctaccccggccaacagctcacccaaatccagacagctgatgttctgaaagagctgcaaaatctggatccctacaaatcagctgggctagacaatctggaccctctctatctaaaatgatctgctgaaattgttgcaacccctattactagcctgttcaacctctctttcgtattgtctgagatccccaaagattggaaaactGCTGCGGTCATccacctcttcaaagggggagacactctagacccaaactgttatagacctatatccattttaccctgcctttctaaaatcttcgaaagccaagttaacaaacagatcaccgaccattttgaatcccactgtaccttctccgctatgcaatctggtttccaagctggtcatgggtgcaccttagccatgctcaaggtcctaaacgatatcataaccgccatcgataaaagacagtactgtgcagccgtcttcatcgacctggccaaggctttcaactctgtcaatgacctaattcttatcggcagactcaatagccttggcttctcaaatgactgccttgcctggttcaccagatacttctcagatagagttcagtgtgtcaaatcggagggcctgttgtccagacctctggcagtctctatgggggtgccacagggtttaattctcgggccgactcttttctctgtatatatcaatgatgttgctcttgctgctggtgattccctgatccacctctacgcagaggacaccattctgtatacatctggcctttctttggacactgtgttaacaaacctccaaacgagcttcaatgccacacaacactccttccgtggcctccaactgcttttaaatgccagtaaaactaaatgcatgctcttaaACTGATTGCTGgccacacccgcccgcccgactagcatcactactctggacggttctgacttagaatatgtggacaactacaaatacctaggtgtctggttagactgtaaactctccttccagactcacattaaccatctccaatccaaaattaaatctagaattggcttcgtatttcgcaacaaagcctccttcactcatgctgccaaacatagcctcgtaaaactgactatcctaccgatccttgacttcagcgatgtaatttacaaaatagcctccaacactctactcagcaaactggatgtagtctatcacagtgccatccgttttgtcaccaaagccccatatactacccaccactgcgacctctatgctctcgttggctggccctcactacatgttcgtcgccaaacccactggctccaggtcatctacaagtctttgctaggtaaagccagagcagcttaccgatcactgtacctgtacacagccaatctgtaaatagcacaccctactacctcatccccatattgttatttatcctcttgctcttttgcaccccagtatctctacttgcacatcatcacctgcacttctatcactccagtgttaatgctaaattgtaattatttcacctctatggcctatttattgcctacctccctactcttctatatttgcacacactgtacatagattttttttattgactgtacgtttgtttgtgtaactctgttgtttttgtcgcactgcttttctttatcttggccaggtcgtagttgtaaatgagaacttgttctcaactggcctacctagttaaataaaggtgaaataaaattaataAAATGTGTTAAAATGAAACTACACATTTGAAAACGTTGAACATGTTAAATAAATGTGACATGGGGATGCAACATTTCAACAAGTGATACCATGAAACTACACGTGACAACATTTGAAAAACTGCACATTTGATTTTCACGTGaatgtttttcacatgtgaaaatgcaaTTCCACATGTTAGTTAGACCATGTGAAAATGCATTTCCACATGTGAGAGTTAGATTTCCAGATGTGAacgtttttcacatgtgaaagcGCTAATTCGATTTTCACATGTGGAAATGTAATTCCACATTTGAGAGTTTTTTTGGGGGGAAGTGAAGTAATGGAGTGGTATGGGTGTTTTAAGGTAAGTGGTACGCTGTGAAACTAAAATAGTCTAAACATATTTAATTACATTTGACATGAACACTTAATGCTGACTTTTCAATATGACCCCACCTGAAATTTGAACTCACTGCCTCCGGATTTTGGTCTAGGCTGATCTTTCTGTTGGGCCCCTTTCCCCTTTTGAAACTGCTTTCATACTGCATTTGGCATTACATCTCaagaatgccttcaactgaaatgtgtcttccgcatttaacccaacccctttgaAGCATAATGAAGTCTGTgcgcgtgcgtgcatgcatgtagCCTAAATGTATCGAATGATGCCGGTGTGCCATACAGTATTTGTTTATCTACACATCACCTGATGCATGTGGATTGTGTAACCACTTAGAATACTGGGCCACATCACACCTGCAAAACATGTTTCCTTGTTGTTGTCAGTTTCAGTATCTAGAGACCTGGGAGTTATCCAGTCATTGACTCCCTCTGGTGATGTTATCGATGGCCTTTAGCTGGGCTGGGTCGACAGTCATTGGCTGAAGCTGTCCTGTTGACTCGGTTTTCACCAACCTGCCTGGAAGGTGTCTGCTTGAGTGGCACCTGCCAGAATTAAATAGTTTATGTTGGGTATGTTCTTTAAGAACTATCAAACTAGGCCTGCCTGTTGAAACATATACAATTGCTCAAAAACGAGTAGTCAATAAGCTATTTAAAATATTTGGGTTGGACAAAGTTAATGTTATGGGCCCAGGATAGCACTGCTGATCTGGCATTTTTATTGGTAAGATAATAGGCCTACAGTAGACAAATGTAAATGTATGCCTTGCTGCATCTGAATGACCCTTTGAATAAGTTTTAGTTTTCAATTGGAAGTTCGCTCAGTTTATTTTAAGTGGTCACTGGTTTGCGTATCCTACTCAAACCTTCCACGAATGCAGACAGACTGCATGAACGTGCGCCAGACTCGTGTGACGTCGTCTGTCCTGAACGATAGGGCGGTGGGGTGGCGTCGCGTCATATCGTTCGCCTAGCTCCCATTGGCCGACGCGACTCACCCGACACAGCTGTGACTGTTTTCTGCAGAGGAAGCCTGTCTCTGGTATGAGGTCTGCGCTCAGGAATGAAATAGCAGCTTttttttctgcctctctctcccccaaacTATGATGTGACCTAACGACGTGATAACAGTTTGAGCAGTAAGAGAGCAGCACAACTCACAGCTTCATCATTGTCGAGGTGCGAATGAACATAGTCGGTTCTCGCTAGATCATACACTTAGAACGTCTGGACATCCAAGGTAAGAAGACATCAATTCATTCTTCTTTGCTATTGTCCATTGATATTCATTATAGTGGTTAAACAGCTTGAGAAAGACATGATCTACAAAGGCCAGACTAGACACCACTTTTATTTGATATCTAGCGTAGTGGTGATCTTGAAACATTGTTGTCATTGTTAATTTAGATGAGATACAATGTATTGATGCATATCTATGTTAGCTATGATGTATTAACGCATCTTTGTTGTTTTCCAGCACTcgaagtgccaaatgccaagacTAGAAGAACACTGTTGGAGTCGCTCCTGCGCATCGAGGGTGGAATCTAAGAATTTATCTGCGGGAAACTGGGTCGCATCGAGAGCTGAAGAAATGATGTCCATTGTCACAACAGTGCTCAGCAATGCATATGGCTCGCTGCACAGTGTGCGAGCGGCAAACTTGATCAGACGGGGTCTCGTCCTTTTCACCGTGGGAGTAGTTCTTGCGTTGGTGCTCAACTTGCTGCAGTTACAAAGAAATGTGACTTTGTTTCCCGAAGAGGTGATGGCAACTTTGTTTTCATCAGCGTGGTGGATTCCCCCTTGCTGCGGCACGGCAGCTGGTGAGTTGTCACTTTTAAACCTATACCCTGACTTAATCATTCTGTATGAATGAATGAGGTTGCTATATGTACTTTTAATTTTGATACACTTATGTGAATTGGGCTTTTATAGGGTGGGGATAGTCTGCTTGTGTGTTTCATGATGCCATTATATGCAGGCCGCTAACTACAGCCTGGGCTACATAATCATTTACCGTATATTCCATCATTGTTATTGTTCTATATATTAATTGTGTAAGTGTTCTCTCAGCCATGAGCTCATAATGGCGAGCGTTTTGTCTGGTGAAAACATACATTTAGTATTTATATTGCCCTCCAATATTCCAATAGGCTTCACTAGAAACAGCCGGACATGGATGGTCATCAGGGTTGTGCTTCTTTTTCATTGGCTGCTTTCATAACGGGCGAGCTGTGGAGGTGGTCCATAATTGGCTGCTGCCTCGAACATGCCACTACAGAAAAAGAGAAACAAGGAAGTCGTGTGCAGTCagaattaaataaataattttcacCACCAAACCCTCCCCCATGTTGTTGAGAAGTAGGCTACAGTGAATCACACCAAAAAATAAATACGAATGTTACAATACAATTGGGAGACATGATCTAACGTTTTTATTTTAGTGATACAATGTTCGATACTTGCCTTTTCACAGTAGGTTACAAACATGTTTGTGCAAGGACTGATAGGCGAGAAATTATCATGTGCCTGAAAGTAGAAAGCAATCTTGTCGTTTTAATTTCTGTCTATTTTGATCCCAAATTGAAACTCAAAGAAATGCACAATTTTCAAGACCATAGAACAACATGAGTCAGTTTAATTTGTATGTATGCAATTCAGTAAGGTACTAACTCAACTGTCTTTTCTACAGCTGTTGTTGGCCTGCTATACCCCTGCATCGACAGCCATCTAGGAGAGCCCCACAAGTTCAAGAGGGAATGGGCTAGTGTCATGAGATGCATCGCAGTGTTCGTTGGCATCAACCATGCCAGTGCTGTATCCTTTCTAAACATCAACAACTTCACAATGTGCACACGCTCATGTTGGCTACCTCCAATCTAGAAAAGGACAGATGCATATTTACACCAAAGTAATTTTATCACATCCAGAGCATAAACAACGACGAGGGTCTACTAAATGTGTAACATATTCAAAATTGAGTAACATTCTGTGATTAGTTTGATTATATTGTCATTTTGCTACTTTTACAGCCCCGAAGGCAATTCAGCTAGTGTAAGTGAGACAGTGTGTTGAATTCCCCACTGCATTCCTGCTTGTTTTGATTCCTTGACATACTTTCCAAGTATGTATGGAACCTATAGTTGCTTTAAACATATACACTGCTTGTGCCACCCACACTGTAATGCTTTGATGTAACATTCAAACAAAtactatattttttaaacatatttgaagggattttttttttttttttactgaagagATACTTAGATAGGATGACCGTGGGAAAGATAGTGAAAGGTTGTGTCAAAGGGTAGTAGGCCCGGATTCGAGCCTACGCAAGCAAATACTGTCCTTGTCCTTAACTGCTCCATTTCACAGAAACTACACTTTGCCAATAATGCCCAGCTGTCCCTGACCCTGGCTGCCCTGTCCCTGGGACTGTGGTGGATGTTTGATCGCTCGAGGAGTGGCTTCGGCCTGGGCATCGGGACGGCATTCCTTGCCACCGTTATCACACAGCTGCTGGTCTACAACGGCGTCTATCAGTAAGTCAAGTCCTGCTTTTATTTGACCACGTCAAACTGAGAAGTTTAACCCCACGCTGTAAACCCCAAGGCATTTTGAACTCAACTACTTCTAGTAAGTTGAACTAAAAGTCAATTAAAAGTAATTATTACTTCAAATGTTTGTGGTACTGACTCAAAACTAAATGACAAGTCACTTAAtttatcataaaaaaaaaaataaataaaaactttttACCCAGCATGGTCTACTACaggttgattttgatttgattaatcttctgctacacaaagataaatatcatacatttttctaaattaATCCAATCATTGAGTTCGATTTTTTGCACCCGTTGCTGAAATGGTTGTTCTGGTTTAAATggcttacacggaacccaaactgtctgcgcgatcacgacacgcaggttaaaatatcagaacaaactctgaaccaattacattaatatggggacaggtcaaaaagcattaaaccttCATGgaaatttagctagttagcttgcacttgctaggtaatttgtcctatttagctagcttgctgttgctagctaatttgtcctgggatataaacattgagttgttattttacatgaaatgcacaaggtcctctactccgacaattaatccccacataaaacggtcaaccgaatcgtttctattaatctctcctccttctaggctttttcttctcttgactttatattgcgattggcaactttcataaattaggtgcattaccgccaccgacctcgttcatctttcagtcacccacgtgggtataacaaatgaggagatggcacgtgggtacctgcttctataaaccaatgaggagatggtagagacaggacttgcagcgcgatctgtgtcagaaatagaactgacttctattttagcccttggcaacacagacgctcgttggcgcgcgcaataattgaataatatagatttcaaaatttattttgcaacgttcgtgcacgcgagcggtgtagtcagcctgttaggtAGTGTCCTCACTCCTAACCCTGGCAGTTATTATGTATGCAGGTTATGGGTGAATAACATTTTTGACTGTTGGATATTCTAAGTCttgctggattccaataggaattacacctcactttttttttttttttttgtaatatatattttttttaattggcCCATCCACCCCTCTTCggaggacaaaaaaaaaaacattttacagCTTTTTCTTTTGTTTTGACAAAAGACATTTGACATACATTGCACTTTTATTTTTCTACTACAGTAGTTACATAGCAAGAATAAAGTAATTTGATATACATTACCTCTGGATAGATAGTACTTACACATTATACATAGTGTTTTCAGTCATAACTATTATAGAACATGAGCTTTTAAACCCATccctcagctactctgtccatcccacctatctctgtaaACTGCCCTCTTATGATTTCCATgggccatatatttttcaactgtttCTTTTTCAATTACACATCACTTCGCAAGCCAACAAAATGTGACTTGCAGGTAGGGTTGCAAaaaaaatcctggttggaagattcctggaaatCCCCCAACCAAGAATGTTTTTAAAtctgggaatttggggaaagttaatAAAATGTTGCTACCCTACATgaaggcctgatgtggcctgtaaaccatgagtttcaggccactgttTTAGG
This Salvelinus namaycush isolate Seneca chromosome 33, SaNama_1.0, whole genome shotgun sequence DNA region includes the following protein-coding sequences:
- the LOC120027773 gene encoding insulin-induced gene 1 protein-like, producing the protein MPRLEEHCWSRSCASRVESKNLSAGNWVASRAEEMMSIVTTVLSNAYGSLHSVRAANLIRRGLVLFTVGVVLALVLNLLQLQRNVTLFPEEVMATLFSSAWWIPPCCGTAAAVVGLLYPCIDSHLGEPHKFKREWASVMRCIAVFVGINHASAKLHFANNAQLSLTLAALSLGLWWMFDRSRSGFGLGIGTAFLATVITQLLVYNGVYQYTYPDFLYVRSWLPCIFFSGGVTVGNIGRQLAMGGVEKLHND